CGGCTGAGCAAGATGAAACTTGCTCCCTTGCGCATGCGGGCAAAGGAGTCCGCGCCGAGGAAGCCGCCGTTTTCCGTGGTGACGGCGGCAAGGACAAAGATGACATCGCTCTGCGTCAGCACCTCGTCGAGGGACGCAGGTTCCATCCCGGCCTCGCGCAACACGCTGTCGGGCAGCCACGGGTCGTGGGCCCGCACCTGCGCGCGGAAGGGCTGCAGCAGGCGGTTGAGCGCCCGCCCGAGGTCGCCGAAGCCGATCAGTCCGATCTCACTCCCCGACAGGAGGCGCGCTTCGCCATTGCCGTCCCCACCCCACAATTCCTCGCCGCGGCGAAACGCCCGGTCTGCGCCTGCAATGTTGCGTTCGAGCGAGAGTGCAAAGCCCAGGCCGATTTCAGCAACCGCCTGGGCAAAGACCTTGCCCGTCGACAGGACGTGGATGCCGCGCATGAAGCACTGGTCATAATCCATGTTGTCGAGGAAATTGGATTCAACGTTGAGCACCGCCTTGAGCCGTTTCGCCTTGGCCAGGAGCTCCGGCGGCAGTGGTGGCTGGCCGATGATGTAGTCAATCTCGCCGATCGTGTTTTCGAGCAGTGCAAGCCCCGCAGTCCCCTCGCCCTCCACGATACGGAAATGGCGGCGCAACAGCGCAAGTTTCTCCGGTGTGAAGATGAGGTCCAGCGAACGCGGTTCGGGGATGGAAAACACGAGGGGGCGTTGATCGGTCATGCCCCATTGTGACGGAACTGCCGGTAGCGATCAATCGCCGCCGGGGGAACGTTTTGACGCGCCGGGGCGTTTAAGCAGACCGGGGGGTCAGCGGAGCGAACCCATGCCAAGATCGCAAGTCCCCGGACAAAGTCCCGCACCCCCGCAACCTGTAGAGCCCGTGGAGGAACGCCCGGGCGTCTCCGTGACCCGCGGCACCCGGCCCAGCATCATGTCGGAGCATCACGCACCGCCTATTGGCAAAGAGGCATTCCCTGCGGGCGAGCAGCCCCGCGCCCGTTCCCACCATCCCTACATGCGTCTGGCGCTGATGGCGCTCCTCTCTTTCATCGTCATGTATTTCCTGATGTACGCCATGGTGGATGTGACCGCGAATGTCTTCAACAGCCTCAACCAGGTCTACATGGCAGGCCTGATGACGGCCCCCATGGTGCTGATCGAACTCGCCCTGATGCATCGCATGTATGGCAACGCCCGCCTCAACGTGCTGTGGGCGGTGCTGGCCTTGCTGGCGGGCATCTTCTTCTGGCTTGGCATTCGCACGCAGACGGCGATCGGCAACGAGCAGTTCCTGCGCTCGATGATCCCCCATCATGCGGGCGCGCTGTTGATGTGCGAAAAAGCGCCGGTAACGGACGAACGCATCCAGGCCCTGTGCCAGCAGATCATCGCAGGCCAGCAGCGTGAAATCGATCAGATGAGGCAGCTGCTCGCAACGCCGCAATAGGCGCGGGATCAATTCCCGTCTTCGGGCAGGCGCGGCAGCGGGTGGACGGCGATCCCCTCTTCGATCAGGGATTTCGCCTCGTCGTGGCTGGCATTGCCGTAGATGCCCCGCTCTTCCGTCTCGCCATAATGGATCTTGCGCGCCTCGTCGGCGAACTTGTCGCCCACGTTCTCGGCGTTCTCCGTCACGTGGCGGCGGATGTCGCGCATCATCGCCATCATCTGCTGCATGCGGGGGTCTGTGCCGCCCGCCACCTTGCGCGCGCCGCCACCATCGCCCGCGCTTTTCTTGGTGGACCGCGCGCCCAACCCCGGCGCCATCAGCTGCTTTTCAACCCGGTTCGAGCCGCAGTGCGTGCATTCCACGAAGCCACGCTTCGCCTGCGTCTCGAACGCCTCGGAGTTCGAGAACCAGCCATCGAATTCATGGCCTTTGTCACAGATGAGATCGTAGCGGATCATGGTGTCGGCCTAGCAATGGCTCATGGTGTTTTCAAGACGAAGTCCCGCGCGTTCCGGAGCGCGGGAATGCGTTGCCGCACCAGCGGGGACTGGGTGGGATCAATCTCGGCCGCAATGACGCAAGGCTCCGTTCCGGCTTCGGCGAGGACCTCTCCCCACGGCGAAATCACGATTGAATGTCCGTAGGTCGCCTTGCCGCCATCGTGGTCTCCGCCCTGCGCCGCGGCCAGCACGAAACTTCCCGTCTCGATCGCCCGCGCCCGCAGCAGCACATGCCAATGCGCCTGCCCCGTGGGCACCGTGAAGGCCGCCGGATAGGCGAGCACCTGCGCACCCGCATTGGCGAGCGCGTTGGCGAGGCGTGGAAAGCGCATATCGTAACAGATGCACAATCCCACCCGGGTGGCGGCAACATCCGCCGCCACCGCTTCCCTGC
The nucleotide sequence above comes from Hyphomicrobiales bacterium. Encoded proteins:
- a CDS encoding hydroxyacid dehydrogenase — its product is MTDQRPLVFSIPEPRSLDLIFTPEKLALLRRHFRIVEGEGTAGLALLENTIGEIDYIIGQPPLPPELLAKAKRLKAVLNVESNFLDNMDYDQCFMRGIHVLSTGKVFAQAVAEIGLGFALSLERNIAGADRAFRRGEELWGGDGNGEARLLSGSEIGLIGFGDLGRALNRLLQPFRAQVRAHDPWLPDSVLREAGMEPASLDEVLTQSDVIFVLAAVTTENGGFLGADSFARMRKGASFILLSRAGVVDFDALMDAVARGHIKAASDVFPEEPLPRDHRVRKLENFLLSAHRAGALDSAFKDMGRMVLEDLQLMAKGLPPLAMRRAERETVARFRSKPVTRN
- a CDS encoding DUF305 domain-containing protein, with translation MSEHHAPPIGKEAFPAGEQPRARSHHPYMRLALMALLSFIVMYFLMYAMVDVTANVFNSLNQVYMAGLMTAPMVLIELALMHRMYGNARLNVLWAVLALLAGIFFWLGIRTQTAIGNEQFLRSMIPHHAGALLMCEKAPVTDERIQALCQQIIAGQQREIDQMRQLLATPQ
- a CDS encoding DUF1178 family protein, giving the protein MIRYDLICDKGHEFDGWFSNSEAFETQAKRGFVECTHCGSNRVEKQLMAPGLGARSTKKSAGDGGGARKVAGGTDPRMQQMMAMMRDIRRHVTENAENVGDKFADEARKIHYGETEERGIYGNASHDEAKSLIEEGIAVHPLPRLPEDGN
- a CDS encoding carbon-nitrogen hydrolase family protein codes for the protein MKIALVQMRSSVDPARNVKEAEALVREAAATGATYVQTPEVSNIFDPDKDRLRAQVRSEGDDPLVQRFSALARELSIHLHAGSVAVKADDGRIANRSLVFAPDGRIIARYDKIHLFDIDLPNGESYRESATYAPGREAVAADVAATRVGLCICYDMRFPRLANALANAGAQVLAYPAAFTVPTGQAHWHVLLRARAIETGSFVLAAAQGGDHDGGKATYGHSIVISPWGEVLAEAGTEPCVIAAEIDPTQSPLVRQRIPALRNARDFVLKTP